A window from Micromonospora profundi encodes these proteins:
- the ddaH gene encoding dimethylargininase, producing MVTVDQQRFPRKRTYLMCSPEHFAVEYAINPWMDVTAPVDRDLAVKQWDRLRETLIGLGHEVHVLTAEPGLPDMVYAANGAFMVDGSVYGARFKHEQRAAEAAAHHAFYESQGCRFIAPSETNEGEGDFAYVPEAHGGLILAGHGFRTEIAAHAEAQEALGRPVVSLRLIDPRFYHLDVALAAIDDSNVVYFPGAFSAASQRVLTQLFPDAVVADGEDALAFGLNLVSDGANVVLNSEATRLAGKLKAAGYTPVPVELAELKKGGGSVKCCIAELRH from the coding sequence TTGGTGACCGTGGACCAGCAGCGATTCCCGCGAAAGCGGACATATCTCATGTGCTCGCCGGAGCATTTCGCGGTCGAGTACGCGATCAATCCGTGGATGGACGTGACCGCCCCTGTCGACCGGGACCTGGCCGTCAAGCAGTGGGACCGGCTGCGCGAGACGCTCATCGGCCTCGGTCACGAGGTGCACGTGCTGACGGCCGAACCGGGCCTGCCCGACATGGTGTACGCCGCCAACGGCGCCTTCATGGTGGACGGCAGCGTCTACGGCGCGCGGTTCAAGCACGAGCAGCGGGCCGCCGAGGCCGCCGCCCACCACGCCTTCTACGAGTCGCAGGGCTGCCGGTTCATCGCGCCGAGCGAGACCAACGAGGGCGAGGGTGACTTCGCGTACGTGCCGGAGGCGCATGGCGGGCTCATCCTGGCCGGGCACGGCTTCCGGACCGAGATCGCGGCGCACGCGGAGGCGCAGGAGGCGCTGGGCCGCCCTGTGGTGTCGCTGCGGTTGATCGACCCTCGCTTTTATCACCTGGACGTGGCGCTCGCCGCCATCGACGACTCGAACGTCGTGTACTTCCCCGGCGCGTTCTCGGCGGCCAGCCAGCGGGTCCTCACCCAGCTCTTCCCGGACGCGGTGGTCGCTGACGGCGAGGATGCGCTGGCCTTCGGGCTGAACCTGGTGAGCGACGGCGCGAATGTCGTCCTCAACAGCGAAGCCACCCGGCTGGCCGGCAAGCTCAAGGCCGCCGGCTACACACCGGTCCCGGTCGAGTTGGCCGAGTTGAAGAAGGGCGGCGGCAGCGTGAAGTGCTGCATCGCCGAACTGCGGCACTGA
- a CDS encoding ABC transporter substrate-binding protein, with the protein MSQMNRRRALQLLAALGTTGFAAGCGSDTDSQPTTNRSPIKIGLIVPKSGGVKSIGDDITNGFQLFLDLHDQRLGGHPVELLIADEGETAKSGKAAVDQLLKQNVLALTGVVSSSVMVGIRDTVEEARVPLIGSNASPSSLQSVVYIWRTSYVLDEAGRALGRYLRDQLPANGRLAIIVPENVGSPDVVRGFRQEFGATDGRIADPVTNTNPTTSPNKTTYVADIEKALAKKPTAVFCFFSGAAAVEFIKQLRDQFSGPVYAPGFLTEGNVLESLGQDALGIQTALNYSADLNNTSNRVFASAYRKKHQLTPTTYAMASYDAAQVLDQAIQLNGGSPSPQQVNLALGRIGQIDSPRGIWQFNQPRTPQQKWYLREVQRDGQATSNVLINELATLG; encoded by the coding sequence GTGTCGCAGATGAATCGCAGGCGGGCGCTCCAACTGTTGGCCGCGCTCGGTACCACCGGATTCGCCGCCGGGTGCGGCTCCGACACCGACAGCCAGCCGACCACCAACCGAAGCCCGATCAAGATCGGTCTGATCGTACCCAAGTCCGGCGGCGTCAAGTCCATCGGCGACGACATCACCAACGGCTTCCAGCTCTTCCTCGACCTGCACGACCAACGTCTGGGCGGGCACCCGGTGGAGTTGCTGATCGCCGACGAAGGTGAGACCGCCAAAAGCGGCAAGGCCGCCGTCGACCAACTTCTCAAGCAGAACGTGCTGGCGCTCACCGGGGTGGTCAGCTCGTCGGTGATGGTCGGCATCCGCGACACAGTGGAGGAGGCCCGCGTCCCGCTCATCGGCTCGAACGCCTCGCCGAGCAGCCTCCAGAGCGTCGTCTACATCTGGCGCACGTCGTACGTGCTTGACGAGGCCGGCCGGGCCCTGGGCCGCTACCTGCGCGACCAACTGCCGGCGAACGGCCGGTTGGCGATCATCGTCCCGGAGAACGTGGGCAGCCCCGACGTGGTGCGCGGCTTCCGGCAGGAGTTCGGCGCCACCGACGGGCGCATCGCCGACCCGGTGACAAACACCAACCCCACCACCAGCCCCAACAAGACCACCTACGTGGCGGACATCGAGAAGGCGTTGGCCAAGAAGCCGACGGCGGTCTTCTGCTTCTTCTCGGGCGCGGCCGCCGTGGAGTTCATCAAGCAACTGCGCGACCAGTTCTCCGGGCCCGTCTACGCGCCAGGCTTCCTCACCGAGGGCAACGTGCTGGAGAGCCTAGGCCAGGACGCCCTGGGCATCCAGACCGCCCTGAACTACTCGGCCGACCTCAACAACACGTCGAACCGGGTCTTCGCCTCGGCCTACCGGAAGAAGCACCAGCTCACGCCCACCACCTACGCCATGGCGTCGTACGACGCGGCGCAGGTGCTCGACCAGGCCATCCAGCTGAACGGCGGGTCACCGTCACCTCAGCAGGTCAACCTGGCCCTGGGTCGTATCGGTCAGATCGACAGCCCGCGCGGGATCTGGCAGTTCAACCAGCCACGCACCCCCCAGCAGAAGTGGTACCTGCGGGAGGTGCAGCGCGACGGTCAAGCCACCTCGAACGTGCTGATCAACGAGCTGGCCACCCTGGGCTGA
- a CDS encoding alpha/beta hydrolase family protein gives MPADPRDVLTRPAPAPDRTVAYGDHPDQVADLRFPAGDGPARPLVVVVHGGFWRAEYDRGHTGPLAAALAADGYPVAQLEYRRTGQPGGGWPGTLSDALTGIAALPELAAEALPGRVDAGAPIVVGHSAGGHLALYAAATAPSTVRAVLALAPVADLVEAYRWDLDSGAVTALLGGGPAEVPDRYAATDPRLLVPTRTRTVVIHGSVDLQVPVAMSRDFVTAARAAGSDISLIELPGCEHFGLIDPESAAWSRVLDALRSLHDDH, from the coding sequence ATGCCTGCCGACCCACGCGACGTGCTGACCCGGCCCGCGCCCGCGCCGGACCGGACGGTGGCCTACGGCGATCACCCGGACCAGGTGGCCGACCTGCGCTTTCCGGCTGGGGATGGCCCGGCCCGGCCGCTGGTCGTCGTGGTGCACGGCGGCTTCTGGCGGGCCGAGTACGACAGGGGGCACACCGGTCCGCTCGCCGCCGCGCTCGCCGCCGACGGATATCCGGTCGCCCAACTGGAGTACCGGCGCACCGGTCAGCCGGGCGGCGGTTGGCCGGGGACGCTGTCCGACGCGCTGACCGGGATCGCGGCGCTGCCGGAGTTGGCCGCCGAGGCGCTGCCCGGCCGTGTGGACGCTGGCGCCCCGATCGTGGTCGGTCATTCCGCCGGTGGTCACCTGGCGCTGTACGCGGCAGCGACCGCGCCGTCGACGGTGCGCGCGGTGCTCGCGCTGGCCCCGGTGGCCGACCTGGTCGAGGCGTATCGGTGGGATCTGGATTCGGGTGCGGTGACCGCGCTGCTGGGCGGCGGTCCGGCGGAGGTTCCGGACCGGTACGCGGCGACTGACCCGCGATTGCTGGTGCCCACGCGAACACGCACAGTAGTGATACATGGGTCTGTGGATCTTCAGGTTCCGGTGGCGATGAGCCGGGACTTTGTCACAGCGGCACGTGCCGCAGGGTCCGATATTTCCCTTATTGAGCTGCCCGGATGCGAGCATTTCGGGCTGATCGACCCGGAGTCTGCGGCTTGGTCCCGGGTCCTCGATGCATTGCGCTCACTGCACGATGATCATTAA
- a CDS encoding bacterial proteasome activator family protein: MTEAHSAGQNDEPGSDDSGHSGTVVVVGADGRPIGTVQTEEGQGEDPTRLVEQPAKVMRIGSMIKQLLEEVKAAPLDDASRHRMREIHERSIVELKEGLAPELRDELERISLPFTEDKAPSEGELRIAHAQLVGWLEGLFHGIQAALVAQQMAARVQLEQMRGGRQALPSGPGGAGGMVPGMPGIGQPAGGEGHSTGQYL, encoded by the coding sequence ATGACCGAAGCGCACTCCGCTGGACAGAACGATGAGCCCGGCTCCGACGACTCCGGCCACTCCGGCACCGTGGTGGTGGTCGGCGCGGACGGGCGGCCGATCGGCACGGTGCAGACCGAGGAGGGGCAGGGTGAGGACCCGACCCGCCTGGTCGAACAGCCGGCCAAGGTGATGCGGATCGGCAGCATGATCAAGCAGTTGCTGGAGGAGGTCAAGGCGGCTCCCCTTGACGACGCCAGCAGGCACCGCATGCGGGAGATCCACGAGCGCTCGATCGTCGAGCTCAAGGAGGGCCTTGCCCCCGAGCTGCGCGACGAGCTGGAGCGGATCTCGCTGCCCTTCACGGAGGACAAGGCACCGAGCGAGGGCGAGCTGCGGATCGCGCACGCCCAGCTCGTCGGCTGGCTGGAGGGCCTGTTCCACGGCATCCAGGCGGCCCTTGTCGCCCAGCAGATGGCCGCCCGGGTGCAGCTGGAGCAGATGCGCGGCGGCCGGCAGGCGCTGCCCAGCGGCCCTGGCGGAGCCGGCGGGATGGTGCCCGGGATGCCAGGCATCGGTCAGCCGGCCGGCGGCGAGGGGCACAGCACCGGCCAGTACCTCTGA
- a CDS encoding HAD family hydrolase, whose amino-acid sequence MGETPRLVATDIDGTLIRDDHTVSARTAGVLARLVAQGTPVVLVTGRPVRWLKMVYEQLAEPLPAVCANGAVVYDPVRDEVLRADPLAPQHLAEVAERLRAEVPGISFAVEILDSREMRHETHYPLRWDADVDGIRPIATPEELLSLPAVKLLARAGEQDPDAFAALIATAVAGLAEATHSSSSGLVEISAAGVTKAAGLDWYCDRLGIAAADVVAFGDMPNDVPMLTWAGRGVAVANAHRAVLAVADEVTSANSEDGVAAYLEKIFGVG is encoded by the coding sequence ATGGGAGAGACCCCTCGACTCGTCGCCACCGACATTGACGGCACGCTGATCCGCGACGACCACACGGTCAGCGCCCGCACCGCTGGCGTGCTCGCCCGGCTCGTCGCGCAGGGCACGCCGGTCGTTCTGGTCACCGGCCGTCCGGTCCGCTGGCTCAAAATGGTGTACGAGCAGCTGGCCGAGCCGCTGCCGGCGGTGTGCGCAAACGGCGCCGTGGTCTACGACCCGGTACGCGACGAGGTGCTGCGGGCCGACCCGCTCGCTCCGCAGCACCTCGCCGAGGTGGCCGAACGGCTACGCGCCGAGGTGCCCGGCATCAGCTTCGCCGTGGAGATCCTGGACAGCCGGGAGATGCGTCACGAGACGCACTACCCGCTGCGCTGGGATGCCGACGTCGACGGCATCCGGCCGATCGCGACGCCGGAAGAGCTGCTCTCCCTGCCGGCGGTGAAGCTGCTTGCCCGGGCCGGCGAGCAGGACCCGGACGCGTTCGCCGCGCTGATCGCCACGGCGGTGGCGGGGCTCGCCGAGGCGACGCACTCGTCGTCGTCCGGGCTGGTGGAGATCTCCGCGGCCGGAGTGACAAAGGCGGCAGGGCTCGACTGGTACTGCGACCGGCTCGGCATTGCCGCGGCGGACGTCGTTGCCTTCGGTGACATGCCCAACGACGTACCCATGTTGACCTGGGCCGGGCGCGGCGTGGCGGTGGCAAACGCGCACCGCGCCGTCCTGGCGGTCGCCGACGAGGTGACGTCGGCGAACTCCGAGGACGGCGTGGCGGCGTACCTGGAGAAGATTTTCGGGGTGGGCTGA
- a CDS encoding HAD family hydrolase produces MTRPGLPKLIATDLDGTLVRSDETVSAYTHGVLDRVRAAGIPVVAATGRGPRLTELTRNDIRAADFLVMAGGGRVVDQSDPTGPVVLRDERLAGEVLAQLLADLEAAAGPLTVMVEASDEHDAPLWGDYHASWPYQDRFEARSRAECLSGDVIKAFARTADHHVDELLAVARQVIPPHIATLTQAGLGFIEICPPGVDKASGLTAVAQTLGVDPGDVLVFGDMPNDLPMFEWAGWSRVAVANAHPMVRAIADEVTLRNDDDGVAVYLDRLLSR; encoded by the coding sequence ATGACCCGCCCGGGACTACCCAAGCTGATCGCCACCGACCTCGACGGAACGCTGGTACGCAGCGACGAGACCGTCTCCGCGTACACCCATGGGGTGCTGGACCGGGTGCGGGCCGCCGGAATTCCGGTAGTGGCCGCCACCGGACGCGGCCCCCGATTGACCGAACTGACCCGCAACGACATCCGGGCCGCCGACTTCCTGGTGATGGCCGGTGGCGGTCGGGTCGTCGACCAGAGCGACCCGACCGGCCCGGTGGTGCTCCGCGACGAGCGGCTGGCCGGCGAGGTGCTCGCCCAGTTGCTCGCCGACCTGGAGGCGGCGGCCGGCCCGCTGACCGTCATGGTCGAGGCGTCCGATGAGCACGACGCCCCGCTGTGGGGTGACTACCACGCGAGCTGGCCCTACCAGGACCGGTTCGAGGCGCGCAGCCGTGCGGAGTGCCTCTCCGGTGACGTGATCAAGGCGTTCGCGCGCACCGCCGACCACCACGTGGATGAGCTGCTGGCGGTGGCCCGCCAGGTCATCCCGCCGCACATCGCCACGCTCACCCAGGCCGGGCTCGGCTTCATCGAGATCTGCCCGCCCGGCGTGGACAAGGCGTCCGGGCTGACGGCTGTCGCACAGACCCTCGGTGTCGACCCGGGTGACGTGCTGGTCTTCGGTGACATGCCCAACGACCTGCCGATGTTCGAGTGGGCCGGCTGGTCCCGGGTGGCCGTTGCCAACGCGCACCCGATGGTGCGCGCCATAGCCGACGAGGTGACCCTGCGCAACGACGACGACGGGGTGGCCGTCTACCTGGACCGACTACTGTCCCGGTGA
- a CDS encoding OsmC family protein, with protein sequence MPIRTASAQWQGNLTEGSGTVRTGKGGLSGNYSFKSRFEEGEGTNPEELIAAAHAGCFSMAFSKGLADAGSTPTSVETTAKVHLDKTDAGMTVTRIDLETVGQVPGIDEAEFQKLAEAAKANCPISRLLSPGAEITLTARLAS encoded by the coding sequence ATGCCAATCCGTACCGCTTCCGCACAATGGCAGGGCAATCTCACCGAGGGTTCCGGCACGGTCCGCACCGGTAAGGGCGGCCTGTCCGGCAACTACTCCTTCAAGTCACGCTTCGAGGAGGGCGAGGGCACCAACCCCGAGGAGTTGATCGCCGCGGCGCACGCTGGCTGCTTCTCGATGGCGTTCTCGAAGGGCCTCGCCGACGCCGGCTCGACGCCCACCTCCGTCGAGACCACCGCCAAGGTCCACCTGGACAAGACCGACGCCGGGATGACCGTGACCCGGATCGACCTGGAGACCGTCGGCCAGGTGCCCGGGATCGACGAGGCGGAGTTCCAGAAGCTCGCCGAGGCCGCCAAGGCGAACTGCCCGATCTCCCGCCTGCTCTCGCCGGGTGCCGAGATCACCCTCACCGCTCGCCTGGCCTCCTGA
- a CDS encoding metallopeptidase family protein — MEMTRERFEELVGDALDDVPGELLGLMNNVVILVEDDPPPTEPDLLGLYEGHALTDRGWDYAGVLPDRIFIYRRPILRICDSDEDVVDEVAVTVVHEIAHHFGIDDARLHALGWG; from the coding sequence GTGGAGATGACCCGCGAGCGTTTCGAAGAGTTGGTCGGTGACGCCCTCGACGATGTGCCCGGGGAACTGCTCGGCCTCATGAACAACGTCGTGATCCTGGTCGAGGACGACCCGCCGCCCACCGAGCCCGACCTGCTCGGCCTCTACGAAGGGCACGCGCTCACCGACCGGGGCTGGGACTACGCCGGCGTGCTGCCGGACCGGATCTTCATCTACCGCCGCCCGATCCTGCGGATCTGCGACAGCGACGAGGACGTCGTCGACGAGGTGGCCGTCACGGTGGTCCACGAGATCGCCCACCACTTCGGCATCGACGACGCACGACTGCACGCGCTGGGCTGGGGCTGA
- a CDS encoding AIM24 family protein: MRSELFSAENLEKESAQPGMRLQNSKMLKIELNGEAMARVGSMVAYQGNVQFQALGSGGLGKFLKQKLTGEGVPLMKVTGQGDVFLAELAKDVHIIDLEPGDALSINGSSVLAFDSTLQYDIRMVGGAGMTSSSGLFNCVFSGYGRIAITTKGTPVVLNVDAPTYVDPQAAVCWSANLQTGYHRAEQLGLGTLLGRRTGEAYTMSFAGHGFVVVQPSEEPPVRGSGEQQQEGGLLGGLLS, translated from the coding sequence ATGCGCAGCGAGCTGTTCTCCGCCGAGAACCTCGAGAAGGAGTCCGCGCAGCCCGGCATGCGGCTGCAGAACTCCAAGATGTTGAAGATCGAGCTCAACGGTGAGGCGATGGCCCGGGTCGGGTCCATGGTCGCCTACCAGGGAAACGTGCAGTTCCAGGCGTTGGGCTCGGGCGGGCTCGGCAAGTTCCTCAAGCAGAAGCTCACCGGCGAGGGCGTACCGCTGATGAAGGTCACCGGCCAGGGTGACGTCTTCCTTGCCGAGTTGGCCAAGGACGTGCACATCATCGACCTGGAGCCGGGCGACGCGCTCTCCATCAACGGCTCCAGCGTGCTCGCCTTCGACTCGACCCTCCAGTACGACATCAGGATGGTCGGTGGCGCCGGCATGACCTCCTCGTCGGGCCTGTTCAACTGCGTCTTCAGCGGCTACGGCCGGATCGCCATCACCACCAAGGGCACCCCTGTGGTGCTCAACGTGGACGCCCCGACGTACGTCGACCCGCAGGCCGCGGTCTGCTGGTCGGCTAACCTCCAGACCGGCTACCACCGCGCCGAGCAGCTCGGTCTCGGCACACTGCTGGGCCGGCGCACCGGTGAGGCGTACACGATGAGCTTCGCCGGGCACGGCTTCGTCGTGGTGCAGCCGTCCGAGGAACCGCCGGTCAGGGGCAGCGGCGAGCAGCAGCAGGAGGGCGGCCTGCTCGGCGGCCTGCTGAGCTGA
- the pheA gene encoding prephenate dehydratase, producing MPGTPPTRFVYLGPEGTFAEQALRTIPAAEHGSRTPARSVGEALDSVRAGDADAALVPLENSIGGAVGITFDEMIEGDPLVITREVILPVEFVLAARAGTSLPSIRTIAAHPQASTQCRGWLRDHLPDAVVVDVLSNGAAAAGAGSGEFDAAICAPIGAARHRLALLADKIADHPDAVTRFVLASRPGPPPPPTGDDLTSLAVYIAHDRVGALLIVLMELAVRGVNMTRIESRPTGEALGRYVFFLDCTGHVADVRLGEALQGLHRVCADVRFLGSYPRHRWAETAGERPVPAPAGLSDVDYADAAAWLARLRTGELT from the coding sequence ATGCCCGGAACACCGCCCACGCGCTTCGTCTACCTCGGCCCGGAGGGCACCTTCGCCGAACAGGCCCTGCGCACGATTCCCGCCGCCGAACACGGCAGCCGTACGCCCGCCCGCAGTGTCGGGGAGGCGCTGGACAGCGTCCGGGCGGGGGACGCCGATGCCGCGCTGGTGCCGCTGGAGAATTCGATTGGCGGGGCGGTCGGCATCACCTTCGACGAGATGATCGAGGGCGACCCGCTGGTGATCACACGCGAGGTGATCCTGCCTGTGGAGTTCGTGCTCGCCGCACGGGCGGGGACGTCGCTGCCGTCGATCCGCACGATCGCGGCGCACCCGCAGGCGTCCACCCAGTGTCGGGGCTGGCTGCGCGACCACCTGCCCGACGCGGTGGTGGTCGACGTGCTCTCCAACGGCGCGGCCGCCGCAGGCGCCGGCTCGGGTGAGTTCGACGCGGCGATCTGCGCGCCGATCGGGGCGGCCCGGCATCGGCTCGCGCTGCTCGCCGACAAGATCGCCGACCACCCCGACGCGGTGACCCGGTTCGTGCTGGCCTCCCGCCCAGGCCCACCCCCGCCGCCGACCGGTGACGACCTCACCTCGCTCGCGGTCTACATCGCCCACGACCGGGTCGGTGCGCTGCTGATCGTGCTGATGGAGTTGGCCGTCCGTGGGGTCAACATGACCCGCATCGAGTCCCGGCCGACCGGCGAGGCCCTGGGCCGGTACGTCTTCTTCCTGGACTGCACAGGGCACGTGGCCGACGTACGGCTGGGCGAGGCGTTGCAGGGGCTGCACCGGGTCTGCGCCGACGTCCGCTTCCTTGGCTCCTATCCCCGGCACCGCTGGGCCGAGACAGCCGGCGAACGACCCGTACCGGCGCCGGCCGGTCTCTCCGACGTCGACTACGCCGACGCGGCGGCCTGGCTGGCCCGACTGCGCACCGGAGAGCTGACCTGA